From a region of the Castor canadensis chromosome 7, mCasCan1.hap1v2, whole genome shotgun sequence genome:
- the Stil gene encoding SCL-interrupting locus protein isoform X5 — translation MEPVCPLSRFQMNTRFPSSKMVPFHFPPSKLALWNPIPIGDIVYLHLNYYRNPKLVVTKKTIRLAYRHAKQNKNVLCFLLGSLSVDEDEEGVTLTVDRFDPGREVPECLERTPTASLPGDFLIPCKVHTQGVCSREMTIHNADDFSSTFKALQHHICSKDSLDWGKLLSLRAQITCRESLNSVDFDLHWAAVTLANNFKCAPVKPIPIIPTALARNLSSNLNISQVQEIYKYGYLTMDETRKLLLLLESDPKVYSLPLVGIWLSGIIHIYSPQVWACCLRYMFSSSIQERSHYRAEAGPELTM, via the exons ATGGAGCCTGTTTGTCCTCTTTCGAGGTTCCAGATGAATACCAG gtttcctTCAAGCAAGATGGTACCTTTCCACTTTCCTCCATCAAAATTAGCACTTTGGAACCCAATACCAATTGGAGATATTGTCTACTTACATCTCAATTACTACAG aaatccaaAGCTTGTGGTGACTAAAAAGACCATTAGACTTGCTTATCGTCATGCTAAGCAGAATAAAAATGTGCTGTGCTTTTTACTTGGTTCTCTTTCAGTGGATGAAG ATGAAGAAGGTGTGACATTGACAGTAGATCGCTTTGATCCTGGTCGAGAAGTACCTGAATGCTTAGAAAGAACCCCCACTGCTTCTCTTCCTGGAGACTTTTTGATCCCATGCAAAGTTCATACTCAAGGAGTTTGTTCGAGAGAAATGACAATTCATAATGCAGATGACTTCAGTTCAACTTTTAAG GCTCTACAGCATCACATATGTAGCAAAGATTCCTTGGACTGGGGGAAGCTGCTTTCCCTAAGAGCTCAGATCACTTGCAGGGAGAGTTTGAACAGTGTGGATTTTGACTTGCACTGGGCAGCAGTAACTTTAGCAAATAACTTCAAATGTGCTCCTGTGAAGCCCATCCCCATTATTCCAACAGCTCTAGCAAGAAACTTGAGCAGTAATCTGAATATTTCTCAAGTTCAAGAGATCTACAAATATGG ATATCTTACCATGGATGAGACACGCAAATTATTACTTTTGCTGGAATCTGATCCCAAGGTGTATTCTCTAccattagtgggaat ttgGCTGTCTGGAATTATACATATCTATAGTCCTCAGGTGTGGGCTTGCTGCTTGAGATACATGTTCAGTTCTTCTATTCAAGAAAG atctCACTATAGAGCTGAGGCTGGTccagaactcactatgtag